Below is a window of Mycolicibacterium rhodesiae NBB3 DNA.
CACCCTCGGTGATGCCGGTGGCCAGAAATACCAGGCCGCGCTGGCTGCTCAGGCCAGGGGCCAGGTCGAGCTGACCGAGTAGCGTCATGGTCTGCGCTCGCAGTCCCGTCTCCTCACGCAGTTCCCGCGCGGCGAGCTCGCTCGGTTCGGGATTCGTCACGTCCTGTGCCGTGCCCTGGGGAAACTCCCACCGCCGCAGACCCAGCGGATACCGGAACTGCTCGACAAGGTGGAGCTGATCACCCTCCTGGGCGATCACCAGCGCATACGTCGGCTTGTCGATCACCGCGTAGACGCCGTCGGTGCCGTCGGGCCGACGGATGTCGTCCTCGCGCATCGAAAACCAGTTGTTCCGGTAGATCTCCCGCGTTGCAACCGTCTCGATCGAATCCACGCGCCCAGTATCCTCACGATCGTGCTGCTGTCCTCGTTGAACCCCGCGACGGTGGCGGCCGGTGCCGATGTCGCCGACGCGGTCCGCATCGATCACGCGGTGCTGAGTCGCAGCGATCTGGTGGGTGCCGCGACGTCGGTCGCCGAGCGGGTGGCGGGCGCACACCGCGTCGCGGTGCTCGCGACGCCGACCGCCACGACGGTGCTTGCGGTGACCGGCTG
It encodes the following:
- a CDS encoding NUDIX domain-containing protein, with the protein product MDSIETVATREIYRNNWFSMREDDIRRPDGTDGVYAVIDKPTYALVIAQEGDQLHLVEQFRYPLGLRRWEFPQGTAQDVTNPEPSELAARELREETGLRAQTMTLLGQLDLAPGLSSQRGLVFLATGITEGEHAREHEEQDMRSAWFTRAEVERMMRDGEITDAQSIAAFALLMLSQR